A window of the Numida meleagris isolate 19003 breed g44 Domestic line unplaced genomic scaffold, NumMel1.0 unplaced_Scaffold333, whole genome shotgun sequence genome harbors these coding sequences:
- the NXNL2 gene encoding nucleoredoxin-like protein 2: MFTAPVLLLAPLCAPRGSMVDVFSGRLLVSKDGRSVDPEEALQNKVVGLYFSASWCSPCRDFTPVLCDFYTELLEESQPPVPFEVVFISSDHSAEEMMGYMRSMHGDWLALPFHDPYKNDLKKKYNITAIPKLVIVKQTGEVITDKGRKQIRDKGLSCFQNWLEGADIFQNFSS; encoded by the exons ATGTTCACTGCCCCGGTGCTGCTCCTTGCTCCGCTGTGTGCCCCAAGGGGCAGCATGGTGGATGTGTTCAGCGGGCGGCTGCTGGTCAGCAAGGATGGCCGCAGCGTGGACCCTGAGGAGGCCCTGCAGAACAAGGTGGTGGGCCTCTACTTCTCAGCCAGCTGGTGCTCGCCCTGTCGTGATTTCACCCCTGTGCTCTGCGACTTCTATacggagctgctggaggagagccAGCCGCCCGTGCCCTTTGAGGTCGTCTTCATCTCCTCTGACCACAGCGCCGAGGAGATGATGGGCTACATGCGCTCCATGCACGGCGACTGGCTGGCTCTGCCCTTCCATGACCCCTACAAGAA tgatctgaagaagaaatacaacATAACAGCAATTCCTAAACTGGTGATTGTGAAACAAACCGGAGAAGTCATTActgacaaaggaagaaaacagatcaGAGACAAAGGACTATCCTGTTTTCAGAACTGGCTTGAGGGTGCGgatatatttcagaatttttctagCTAA